The Meriones unguiculatus strain TT.TT164.6M chromosome 1, Bangor_MerUng_6.1, whole genome shotgun sequence genome has a segment encoding these proteins:
- the Ppp1ca gene encoding serine/threonine-protein phosphatase PP1-alpha catalytic subunit yields MSDSEKLNLDSIIGRLLEVQGSRPGKNVQLTENEIRGLCLKSREIFLSQPILLELEAPLKICGDIHGQYYDLLRLFEYGGFPPESNYLFLGDYVDRGKQSLETICLLLAYKIKYPENFFLLRGNHECASINRIYGFYDECKRRYNIKLWKTFTDCFNCLPIAAIVDEKIFCCHGGLSPDLQSMEQIRRIMRPTDVPDQGLLCDLLWSDPDKDVQGWGENDRGVSFTFGAEVVAKFLHKHDLDLICRAHQVVEDGYEFFAKRQLVTLFSAPNYCGEFDNAGAMMSVDESLMCSFQILKPADKNKGKYGQFSGLNPGGRPITPPRNSAKAKK; encoded by the exons ATGTCCGACAGCGAGAAGCTCAACCTGGACTCCATCATCGGGCGCCTGCTGGAAG TGCAGGGCTCACGGCCTGGAAAGAATGTGCAGCTGACAGAGAACGAGATCCGTGGTCTGTGTCTCAAATCCCGGGAGATTTTCCTGAGCCAGCCTATTCTTCTGGAGCTTGAGGCGCCTCTCAAGATCTGTG GTGACATCCACGGCCAGTACTATGACCTTCTACGGCTGTTTGAGTATGGTGGCTTCCCTCCAGAGAGCAACTACCTCTTCTTGGGGGACTATGTGGATCGGGGCAAGCAATCTTTGGAGACCATCTGCCTGCTCCTGGCCTATAAGATCAAATACCCTGAGAATTTCTTTCTGCTTCGTGGGAACCATGAGTGTGCCAGCATCAACCGCATCTATGGCTTCTATGATGAGT GCAAGAGAAGGTACAACATCAAACTGTGGAAAACATTCACTGACTGCTTCAACTGCCTGCCTATCGCAGCCATTGTAGATGAGAAGATCTTCTGCTGCCACGGAG GCCTGTCTCCAGATTTGCAATCCATGGAGCAGATCAGGCGTATCATGCGGCCCACAGACGTGCCTGACCAGGGCCTACTGTGTGATCTCCTGTGGTCTGACCCTGACAAGGATGTTCAAGGCTGGGGCGAGAATGACCGCGGTGTCTCCTTTACCTTTGGGGCTGAGGTGGTGGCCAAGTTCCTGCACAAGCATGACTTGGATCTCATCTGCAGGGCCCATCAg GTTGTAGAAGATGGCTATGAGTTCTTTGCCAAGAGACAGCTGGTGACACTCTTCTCAGCTCCAAACTACTGTGGGGAGTTTGACAATGCTGGTGCCATGATGAGTGTGGATGAGAGCCTCATGTGCTCCTTCCAG ATCCTCAAGCCCGCTGACAAGAATAAGGGGAAGTACGGGCAGTTCAGTGGCCTGAACCCCGGAGGCCGTCCCATCACCCCACCTCGCAACTCTGCCAAAGCTAAGAAATAG